The Salegentibacter mishustinae genomic interval TATGCACCATAACATCTGGATATCTTCTAATTGGCGAAGTAAAATGCGAGTAATAATCGAAAGCTAAACCATAATGCCCAATATTTTCGGTGCCATAATAAGCTTTGCTCATCGTTCTAATAGCAAGCGTATCTACTAAATTCTGTTCCTTTTTTCCCTGTACATCCTGCAATAATTGATTTAAAGATGAAGATACAGTTTTCCTGTTTTTAAGATTTAAACCGTGTCCAAACCTGGAAACAAGACTGTTTAAAGAAACCAATTTTTCTTCATCGGGTTCATCGTGACAACGATAAATAAAAGTTTTCTTTTCGTCTCTTTTTCCTATGAATTCAGCCACTTTTCGGTTAGCTAAAAGCATAAACTCTTCAATAAGTTTATTGGCATCTTTGGCTGTTTTAAAGTAAACACCAACCGGTTCATTTTCTTCATCTAACTGAAACTTAACTTCAACTTTATCAAATGAAATCGCACCCTGACGCATCCTGGTAGCACGCATCTTTTTAGCCATCTTATTCATTGTTAAAACAGCTTCAACAATTTCATCTTTTACCGTATAAGCCTTATCCTGAATAGAAATCTCTTCTGGAATATCTCCTTTTTCGGTTTCAATTATTTGTTGTGCTTCTTCATAAGCAAATCTGGCGTCAGAATAAGTAACGGTTCTCCCAAACCACTCGTTCACGACTTTTGTGTTCTTATCGATTTCAAAAACTGCCGAAAAAGTATATTTTTCTTCATTAGGCCTTAAAGAACAGGCGTTGTTAGAAAGTACTTCCGGCAACATGGGCACCACCCGATCTACTAAATAAACAGAAGTTGCTCGTTCGTAAGCCTCGTCGTCCAGCACTGTACCGGGTTGCAAATAATGCGAAACATCGGCAATATGAATCCCTACTTCCACGTTTCCATTTTCCAGTTTTTGAAAACTTAAAGCATCATCAAAATCCTTCGCATCTGCAGGGTCTATGGTAAAAGTCAATACATCGCGCATATCGCGACGTTTTTTAATTTCTTCGGGCTGAATTGAAGTATCTATCTGGTTGGCAAAATCTTCAATTTCCTGCGGAAATTCATGTGGTAAACCGTATTGTGCCAGGATAGAATGAATCTCGGTATGATGCTCACCCGGTGTACCAAGAACCTGTATAATTTTACCAAAAGGAGAATCGGCTTTTTCCGGCCACTCTTCTAATTCAACAACTACTTTA includes:
- the rnr gene encoding ribonuclease R, whose product is MSKKNKNKSQHQSNLSKSILDILRKDAGKTFNHKQIAAKLGVNDANSRNNIIKKLAQLAAKKQIEEEGRGKFKIVKSNDYYRAVIDMTTKGYAYAMVDELEDDVFISPRDLNTAFNGDEVEIYIYNRKRNKKSEGEVTKILNRKRTEFVGVLDMQKDFGFVVIGDPKMYTDIFVQKNKMGEAKDGDKVVVELEEWPEKADSPFGKIIQVLGTPGEHHTEIHSILAQYGLPHEFPQEIEDFANQIDTSIQPEEIKKRRDMRDVLTFTIDPADAKDFDDALSFQKLENGNVEVGIHIADVSHYLQPGTVLDDEAYERATSVYLVDRVVPMLPEVLSNNACSLRPNEEKYTFSAVFEIDKNTKVVNEWFGRTVTYSDARFAYEEAQQIIETEKGDIPEEISIQDKAYTVKDEIVEAVLTMNKMAKKMRATRMRQGAISFDKVEVKFQLDEENEPVGVYFKTAKDANKLIEEFMLLANRKVAEFIGKRDEKKTFIYRCHDEPDEEKLVSLNSLVSRFGHGLNLKNRKTVSSSLNQLLQDVQGKKEQNLVDTLAIRTMSKAYYGTENIGHYGLAFDYYSHFTSPIRRYPDVMVHRLLQRYLDGQPSAKEDEYEEKCHHSSEMENLSSNAERDSIKYMQVKFMQDHQDKEFIGVISGVTDFGIFVEIVENKCEGMIRLRDIKGDHYDFDADNYAIVGRKTKMVYQLGDEVIVKVKNADLVKRHLDFTLIGKKEE